The Papaver somniferum cultivar HN1 chromosome 3, ASM357369v1, whole genome shotgun sequence genome includes a region encoding these proteins:
- the LOC113357208 gene encoding transmembrane protein 220-like, protein MTEPKLFTISSLLMAFLFAYSASVQLNDPDWYFWLPLYTFASAINLINIGRYKQSQEIQNIARLDLLLGIFLFMKVVIEDYVYELAGFSSMDFSQRVVREKTGSGLVVISMLLQLLSSSDQSTKGNTKKIKVAPRYVNYGMALLVILSYGIPLVFFVFLKGEIEDLRR, encoded by the exons ATGACAGAACCTAAGCTATTTACCATAAGCTCTCTTCTAATGGCCTTTCTCTTTGCTTACTCTGCATCAGTTCAGTTAAACGACCCAG ATTGGTACTTCTGGTTACCTCTTTATACTTTTGCTTCTGCTATTAATCTGATTAATATCGGGAGATATAAGCAATCACAAGAAATCCAGAACATAGCCAGACTGGATTTGTTGCTAGGTATATTTTTGTTTATGAAAGTTGTGATCGAAGATTATGTATATGAATTAGCTGGTTTTAGTTCAATGGATTTTAGTCAAAGAGTTGTAAGAGAGAAAACTGGAAGTGGGTTAGTTGTGATTTCGATGCTTCTTCAGTTGCTTAGTTCCTCGGACCAATCTACAAAGGGAAATACTAAAAAAATCAAGGTGGCACCACGATATGTTAATTACG GTATGGCATTGTTGGTGATTTTGAGTTATGGCATCCCTCTAGTCTTCTTTGTGTTCCTTAAAGGGGAAATAGAAGATTTAAGGAGGTGA